One window of the Maylandia zebra isolate NMK-2024a linkage group LG19, Mzebra_GT3a, whole genome shotgun sequence genome contains the following:
- the tmem30b gene encoding cell cycle control protein 50B — MVKQESESANRPDNTAFTQQRLPAWQPILSAGIVIPGFVLIGLAFIGIGVALLVTSRSIQVLELDYTGDSNGSPCSSCSQSDIANCKCSLNFTLTTLFQGPVFFYYGLSNYFQNYRRYGASKDDNQLYGDLSYFTSPSSSCSPYNYDSSKKPIVPCGSIANSMFNDTFTLTRTVNGTTNNVTLDGKGIAWWTDYNIKYRNPSVTPLKNAFNGTVKPINWAKPAYELDASDRSNNGFVNQDFLVWMRRAALPNFRKLYRRIDASGDYQKGLPAGNYTIDITYNYPVRAFNGAKKIVFSNVSWMGGSNEFLGIAYLVIGSLCVVMSVVMLIVYAKFKFPDEE; from the exons ATGGTGAAACAAGAGTCAGAGTCAGCCAACCGGCCAGACAACACCGCCTTCACCCAGCAAAGGCTTCCGGCATGGCAGCCTATACTTTCTGCTGGAATTGTAATCCCAGGATTTGTCCTCATTGGGCTGGCCTTCATCGGCATTGGAGTCGCTCTCCTTGTCACTTCCAGGAGCATCCAGGTGTTAGAG TTGGACTACACTGGGGATAGCAACGGATCACCATGTTCTAGCTGCTCCCAGTCAGATATAGCAAACTGCAAGTGCTCACTGAACTTCACCCTCACTACTCTGTTTCAG GGCCCTGTGTTCTTTTATTACGGATTGTCAAACTACTTCCAAAACTACAGAAGATATGGGGCATCCAAAGACGATAATCAGCTATATGGAGACCTGAGTTACTTTACA AGCCCCAGTAGTTCCTGTTCCCCCTATAACTACGACAGCAGCAAAAAACCAATTGTGCCATGTGGATCAATAGCAAACAGCATGTTCAATG acacTTTCACGCTGACTCGGACCGTCAATGGGACAACAAATAACGTGACCTTGGATGGAAAAGGAATAGCGTGGTGGACAGACTACAACATCAAATACAGAAATCCAAGCGTTACACCTCTGAAGAATGCCTTCAATG GTACTGTGAAACCCATAAATTGGGCCAAGCCTGCTTATGAGTTGGACGCATCAGATCGTAGTAACAACGGGTTTGTGAATCAAGATTTCCTGGTGTGGATGAGGAGGGCAGCACTGCCAAATTTCAGAAAGCTGTATCGACGAATCGATGCAAGCGGGGATTATCAAAAGGGTCTCCCAGCTGGAAACTACACGATTGACATCACCTACA ACTATCCTGTTCGGGCTTTTAATGGGGCGAAGAAGATTGTGTTCAGCAATGTGTCCTGGATGGGTGGAAGCAATGAATTCCTCGGCATTGCCTACCTCGTGATTGGTTCCCTGTGTGTCGTGATGTCCGTAGTTATGCTCATCGTCTATGCTAAATTCAAGTTCCCCGATGAGGAATGA